The nucleotide sequence GAATTCTGGCCagcatccttcttttttttttttttttgaggaggaTTCTGGCTTGTGTCACTCAGACACCTACATATTTCAGGTTCTAAACCAGACAATGACGAAAAGGTTGCTGAGGGAGAAGATTTACACATTTTTTGGCTGAAACCGTAAACTAAAAGGTTTTTGTGGAATATATCAGGTCAACATGATGTTCAGTCTAGCTTACACTGATAATTATCATGTTACGGTACGTATTATTGTGCTGTATCAACTTAATCTAGAAAGAATTGGATGTTAACTTGTGTTAGCTTCTGGATGTGATGGCATTTCACTCACAGTAATAACTATCGTCGAGCATGTCAAACACAGCATGGAATGTACTATTTGCTTAGAAGAGTTATTCTTTCCTTATGCAACATCTAGTTCATAAAGAAACTGAAATTAGTCTATGAAAAGAACATAAATTTCCTATGCATGTGGCTATCAAGGCTTGTCCATCTAACAGCAGCCGTGCATGATAATACTTCACAAATGTCATATCTATTCTGCGATCTAAAAAATGCATGCACAGGCATATTCAATATTCCCTCATGAGCGGCAACACTCTAGGCCATACCTCAAGGAAAACCTCAACGTATTTCTTTGTTGAAAAAACACAAACAAAGATAATTTTAACCACAAGAACAAGGTTCTCAGGTATTTGTGTTTAGAATTCCTGCAACATCTCTTGGCtaacaaaatttttgaaaaaggtTACTCCACAATGATACAGTCTACAAATTTGGTGCTGGAACATAATAATGCTAGTAACAAAAAGAAACTACTTCACCAACCTAGTAGCACAGAAATAACAATTTTCAGTTGAAACACAAATAATCACAAAGTTACATGATCTGATCTAGCATGTTTTCTTGCCACAGAACAAGCCCTTCACAGAACCTAATACTGGTTGTGGTTGTATACCAAAGTAGGTTACAAATGAAAGTAAAGTAAAGCTTAATGATGCATAAATTTTGAACAGAACAGATGAGAAAAGTGTAAGGTATATGAATATGCTAGTCAAAGTAATTACCACAAAACATTTCACCAGGCATGTTGGTGTTGATAGATCTCCTTCAGTTCCTTGGTGAGGAAAATaccctagagagagaaaatcggAGAGTTGTTGGTCCTTGAGCCTGAACCTCTCTATCAACCATGCGGCTACCTCATTTTCAGATGCTGGGATTTCATGAGGCAGGATGCGTTGGACATGTATATGGACTTCAGAAGGATCCACACCAAACACATTGTCAATAAAAAGCGGACAACGGTGTTTGTAACCAATGGTGATATCGTAAACTGCATAGGATCAACAGGTAGAGATGTCATCATATGTGGATCAAAGAGAGGGAGGGGATCAAGAGCAGTCCAAAGATAAAAAATGTGGTTTTCCATTGTTGACAATGAAACAGCTAATTTTCATCACTGACCACAGAAATATAAAAAAGGTTTAAATACATGTCCTTTCTTAAAcaaagattaaaaaataaaatattttcagagAAGACTAGAAGAAGGTCATATGAAGAATAGAACATCTCAAAAAAGCGAAGTACTAGGTCCAACATCAAGCAATGAGGGGTTGCTTCTGCAATGAAAAGTCTTAAAGATATCACAACTCAAGGATGTGATGAGTCTTCTCACTAAGTGATAAGATATGAAGAATTGACTGAAGCTTCACATAATGCATAATATTTAGCACCATATTGGCTCCAAAACAAAGCGTTGCATATCAGAAGCCATTCTCAAGTAACATTAGTTATTTGAAAGGAGTGATAACTCTTCTTGGGTATTTTTAGTGACTCTCTCAAGTAAGAATTGCTCCAAAAGCAACAGAAACTGTTAGGCAATGTATTAACTTATAGCATCAGCAACGTTTTAGCCCTAACTAACAGTTCACGTGAGAATTTATCCAAGTATAGTCAGACTACAAATATAATGAAGCCGGAGAAAATGTGAATAGGGAGCGTTCGAGGAAGCACATACTGAACTCTTACTATTATAATAGGCTTGATACACTTGATAGATTTAAGATCTTCCTAAGCATAGTAAGAGGCTGTATGCATTTAATGGGGGAATAGGTAGCCAATGACATAATGGATAAGCATGGATTATGTTCTCACCTATTAAATGCCTGAGAACGTACAGAAACTTATGATTCAGCTACAAGTCCAGTGCATAGTCATTTGCTGAGATTGTACTATGCAGCCTCAAGAACCTATGAATGTAAGTGTAGGTGGACCACAAGTTACTCATCGATTTaatagaaagagaagaaaaagggagtGGGCAATTTAGTCTTTCCAAAGTTTTGTATTCCTTATGTCCAAAGGCAAGGATATCAAGGCCAGCACATGAGTTACAATCATAACCAAATTTCAAAGATACCAGGCCAGTCACCCCCGACAAAAAGATCTTCAACAATCAATCAACTGAAACAAGactaattgccaatcattatgacTATATCATATCTGCAAAATAATTGAAGCGGCCTTCAATAAGCAGAAATATGAGAAGCACTTGCTCACTTAGAATTTGACAACATATTGCTACATGCATTTGGTACCAAACACATAGGAACAGGTACCTTGTACagaaaaggacaaagaaaaaggaaaacagcACTCTTCATCAAGAAACCTAACGATGGATAAAAGAACTCCACCTATAGAGTTCTAGGTAATGGGACTATTAGTTAGAACTTCGATTCATGTAACATATCGCAAATTTGTAACTCTTTATCTACATCAAGAAATGTTGTAACATTTttttcgcttttttttttttttgggtgggggggggggagtgGAGGTGGGGTGTGGAGAGTACCTCTATAAGTCAGATATAAGATGCAGGAGAACCAGAACGGAAAAGTGTAGGTAAGGTGAATTATCTCACAGGTTTAGGAGTTCTAATGCTAAAAATTCATGGTTTCTGCTCTATGGGACAGGACTATTATTGACTAGttttaaagagaaaaataaagaaactcGTAACACATTTAGGAAGGGAGCAAGATTAATGATTCTTGTGGAATTTAGAGCTCGACACATCaacattaagaaagaaatttgAATTTTATAACACGAATAAAGTAAAAGCACACCATGGAGGAACTCAAAAGGATTATCAATGCAGTCATTAACAATAGCAAGACTTTATAGTTGAGGGTGAATGCTTTATAACTGACTACTGATATCCTGAAAAGGACCATAAGGTTTATATTTTACGAAAATAGTGTCAATTAATAGAAGATAAATGAGGGTGAATGCTTGAAGTTCGAAAATCAAATCTTGGTTGAGCCAAAACTAAGTATACGGAGTGTATAGATAATATGACCACTAGACCTTAATGGAAGATAAATGAGATTGAATCCTACAACAAccttgctcaaaaaaaaaaagggagagagagtaAACCTGAGTTTGATGAAGGCATGCATGAgggattttttttggtataataCCAGAAGGCTGTTTGGGCATCAAATCTGTGTGCATGAGCATGACTGTGTACGTGTAAGTGCATGTGCATGCATTTGCAAAGAAAAGCCAAGGGGTTGAAGAAACAAGGTTGAAATGATGCAAAACCAATTAAAATTATACAAGTTTTATTCAATGAAGGCAGGAACAGGCCACGACGATGCATATGGGTGTACAATATGACAGCTTGTACATGAATAAATGTGCATATATTTAGAAGTTAGAGCACAAGAATGACATTGCCAATTCAAATGCTGCAGTGAGCCAAGACAAAGACATCACATTCTGCATGAAAGAGGAAATTAGGAATGGAAAGAAACAACCTACCTGCATCTAAGGAGTTCCTGAGAGCTTCCAAACAAGAATTGAAACCCTTTGTTTTGGGAAGAAGCACATTTCTGAGGATTGGTAAGCCATTCTCAGCTGCAAACTGCTGGCTTTTGATGCACTTCTGTTCACTGGGATAGGAAAACAATTAGAGGTTGTATAAATAGAAGCTGGTAGATGGTATCACATAGATGTTGTAATTTATTAGTTCAGATGTTGACTGAGCAATTAAAATTGTTGGTTACAATAAATGGAGGAATAGCTTGTTTCttcttttaatttaatatttctcATAGTTAACACCCTTCAGAAAATGTATAAGAACTAAATACCTAGAAGGACAATCAGTTTATTCGTCAAGAAAAGTACTAAAAAACACTTGTTGCATTTCTGCAACCAAGGGATGATAGAAGAAATAGAAAGGAGATATTACGTATAGTCAGTGCCCTCTGGAAAAACTGCAAGCCAGAGTGGATCTTGGGGATCTTTGAAAGCTGAAAGCCTTTTCCACATGATTGCTTCATCAACTTCCCACTTTCTCTCTACTGGAATGAACTCTAAAATGTGAAATCCCCAGCTAAATATAGGCAATTTCATCAGACTGCTCTTAAGAATATACTTGATATATCCCAAGCGACCCTTTCTCAATGCAAGATCCCACAAATACATCCAATCAACTTCAGTTCTGTGGTTAGCAAAAAGCAATACTCGCTCCTTTTCAGGAACACTTTCACCAGAAAAAACTACCTTTGTCTTATTAATTTTCTCGAACAGAAAAGGCCACAAAGATAGCCATGTTCCAAATAGAATGGAGGTTGCCTTCCTGCTGTAATGTACACTAAAAAGACGCAATAAAAGAGCAGTCACAGGGGCCCAATATATTAACATCATAAACGCAGTTGAAAGTAATATCACCAAACATAGAACACCCCTGAATACCCTCAATGGAGTTAAACGGCAGCGTTTTGGTCGATTTTTTGAATTCAGAGGCTCACAAGCCTCCATCTGCTTCCGGTTTCCAATCAAATATTTGCCTTCATTAGAAGTAGAACCATTCATCTTGAACAGCTAAAATTCAGGTGACAATAACACTCCCTGTATGTGATTACTTGTGCCGCTTAATCTGATGGTTGTGCTACATTACTTGTGCCATAACAACACTAAAAGTACCTGCAGAATGCAAATCTGGAAAATCTTTTGCCCTGCATAAAATCAAGAGGGAGGGGAGGATATAAGCACCCTACTTCTATTTTGAACATCACAAATAACCACACATGCAAAAATAAGGCTATACCAGcggataattatatatatataaaagaagaagaactcAGGATAAATTTAAAAACAGTAGCTAAACCAACTTGATATATAGTTTATGAAGATAATTTGATCCTTTAGAAGAAAGGTAAAGAAATGCGACAAGTTTAAAGTTTTGACATAGGTCACAATACATGCCGATTACATTAAGGAAATATGCCCAACATCTGGTAATATTTTGTTACCAGAAAAATATCTCAGCCAACATTTGGATAAGCAGGCGTGAGATTTAAGGAACAAAAAATTACAAATAGACGGACAATGTAGGGCTATGTAAGTATCATCAAGTAATTGCTACTTGATATTAAGTAAATTGGCACAAACATTGTTCATACATGGGAGATACCTCAGCTTATGATGAACACAAAACAACTGTTGAGTATACTTTAGTAAAAACTTATTTGTGCAGAATTCAttataaaaagaaatatattcAGCGGCTTGGGTGGACCAACTACAAGTTCATTAAAACCTTTTATAAACTTTCTCCATTTCTTGTAAATCAAGCAATCAACTATGGTAACACAACAAAACATTGACTTCTACCTAAATCCAATGGCATCTATTATAACGCGACCAAACGAGAGTAAAACTCATAACCTAAGCAAGAAGAGAAACAAGGGAGACACAATATAACCAAAAAGTACATAATCAGCACACTGTTGACGTGATGGAGATATTTTAGATTCTTACAATCAACTCTTGTCCCAGAAATGTCATTGGACTGAAAAAGGCAAATACAAATCCCTACACTTAATGAATTATATGTTTTGTTGACGAACGGAAAAGATCGAATCATGGAAAAATCCCAACTTAAGGAGGCTTTCTCCCTTGGCCTCCTCCTTCATAAAATCCAGCGAAGTTAGTGTGCGCGCGCGCGTATAGAATGATTGAAACATCTATGAGAAAAATCTAATTAGAGTGTATAATTTTCAGATGAAGATCGATAATAtaggtatcaaattaaaaaaataatttcaaccaTGCATCTTTGAAACCTGCATGATTTTCGGAAGTTAGCTATCATCAAGTAGGCCAAGGTCCATAAAAACATCTTGCATGAGTCATGAGAAGAGTCTTAACATGGGTAATGGTAAAATATTGAATGAGAAGGATGAATGCCTCACGCATGCTGCACCAAAAGCTAATAGTTTGGATTTGATGTTTCACAGGCTTTCACATTCAAGAAATTTGAAATTGGACTAGTAAGAATTTCCAACAAATCATCAACTTAAAAATAGTTGAATCTTTACAACCCAGCCTCtgatctcatcttcaaacatTATACCCTTTTAAAACAATGCAAATGCTTTCGTCTTCCAGTACTTAAAGTACAATCAGCTTGAAAGAAGAATTGGCTCCCTATGTTAACTTATGCATCGTTTTAAGCAAAGATTTTGCCGGAGAAACAGATCTTTAAAAATAGAGaacgaaaggagaaagaaagtcGATGGATTTACAGGCAGTTCGAGTACCTAAACCTAGTCTGTTTGCTTGCATGCAGGTAGTAAATTCGTttgcataaataaatagagaacGAATCTATACCGAATCAAACAGGAAAAAACAAGGCTATAAAAACATAACAATAATAGCTGGATTCATAAGTAGTAAAACAAAGAATTAACACAGAGAATTAGAGTAAATCGTCGGCCGGAGAAGGAGAAATCCGTCGATCTCTGAAGAAAGGTGGGTGATCAAGGGGCAGATGATAGGTAATAGGGTGGGCTCGCGAATGGTGATTGAAAGGAGAGAGGCAAAGAGGGATTTAGTTTTCGAATTGGGATCGGTGGCGGATGCGATGAGAGAGGGACGAAcctcgggggagagggagagaaaggccGGAGATCTGGTCGGGATCGGAGGTCCgaggcagcagcagcagcagcgacAGCGCACCTCAGAAGGCCTTGGagataaaaaaaagatatcGATTTAATTGAAACCCAAGGGCAAAGGCATGGCTTGCACCAAAAGTCAATAAGATACGATGCAAGGGCAACTGCACCAAGCACAATAACAAGGGCTCGACGGGCCTCCTTTCCAACCGAACCGAGCGTCTAAACAAACCGGCCCCCGACTCTCCAGTCCACGGTCCGCAACGATGACATACATATATTCCTATTTTCTCGCTTCC is from Phoenix dactylifera cultivar Barhee BC4 chromosome 6, palm_55x_up_171113_PBpolish2nd_filt_p, whole genome shotgun sequence and encodes:
- the LOC103707498 gene encoding probable 1-acyl-sn-glycerol-3-phosphate acyltransferase 4 — translated: MNGSTSNEGKYLIGNRKQMEACEPLNSKNRPKRCRLTPLRVFRGVLCLVILLSTAFMMLIYWAPVTALLLRLFSVHYSRKATSILFGTWLSLWPFLFEKINKTKVVFSGESVPEKERVLLFANHRTEVDWMYLWDLALRKGRLGYIKYILKSSLMKLPIFSWGFHILEFIPVERKWEVDEAIMWKRLSAFKDPQDPLWLAVFPEGTDYTEQKCIKSQQFAAENGLPILRNVLLPKTKGFNSCLEALRNSLDAVYDITIGYKHRCPLFIDNVFGVDPSEVHIHVQRILPHEIPASENEVAAWLIERFRLKDQQLSDFLSLGYFPHQGTEGDLSTPTCLVKCFVVITLTSIFIYLTLFSSVLFKIYASLSFTLLSFVTYFGIQPQPVLGSVKGLFCGKKTC